In one window of Photobacterium leiognathi DNA:
- a CDS encoding PKD domain-containing protein, with protein sequence MLLLSTSLALFGCGGGDGDESAPQAKAADDIYTYANKSVVISSYHLDPNGDIVDVAWQQSPSDNTAVELKKVNSSAIFTVPDIKNDEVFNFTVTVTDNDGETASDSISVYAKPAEKSLSLAFVGLGDIKKVTNQKTVTLTGNVVSDHEIKQILVTNGATSLSTNAEIDEMWSATIDLVKGKNEITVMALTADEAQVEIVSTINYHPAMDFTTPLTLSQSSFVLNEGVATVYAQIGTSNDKDPQITLLGAGVSLDESADGIDDDGIYAGSFTFNPTKEGKFCYQAHVSDSEDNKYTSEPACIWVSEKYTSEQVTKSVDIADSVESWLDAQLAQGKDIHASAKKVVEQLNVHKDVGAAGYTYEGGIWWVNEDGILGLHNPLVEDSKSASRSGVVAPAPVVKASFETRYYDDVINNQPSAYSSVSEPNRIQSSKAVIISPYINNPDVSEFSNFFNTDDYYGVWKTIKDSQSCKLSPDSEFVNNETVGVSLDSFKDFSTFGYIHFSTHGNNYFNGLFKIWDEKWGPSDFLKGYLSVSGLYTGIVLPKNEDGTYNLEGYESDLYMKRLAIGAGGSLIILPSFFEHYLTTMPKSLVVLSACRSVYNNSLANVFLSKGAGAVIGYDDYVLSSYAKNTTNAIIKDMLDNDSTLIQAFDTAVNKHGKSDNSDDEAFLRMRGAKDLKLATGSFENLSFEQGQLNAWAKKGDGRIITNLGGTTPLDGKFVGVVSTGLGYTTELGSIEQSACIDKNVTTLNFDWKFYSEEFLEYCNTGYDDSFTLTLCESGTDNCSRFETSVNKLCENKDALVESDVTFDKGGVYNTQWIKEQLDISALANKRVNLKIEAVDKGDEIYDSAILIDNIVVE encoded by the coding sequence ATGCTTTTATTGAGTACCTCATTAGCTTTGTTTGGCTGTGGTGGTGGCGATGGTGATGAATCAGCACCTCAAGCTAAAGCCGCTGATGATATATATACTTATGCAAATAAGAGTGTGGTTATTTCGTCTTACCATCTTGATCCTAATGGCGACATTGTCGATGTTGCTTGGCAGCAATCACCAAGTGATAACACGGCCGTTGAACTAAAAAAAGTGAACAGTAGTGCGATTTTCACTGTTCCTGATATTAAAAATGATGAAGTATTTAATTTCACTGTGACGGTAACCGATAACGATGGTGAAACTGCATCAGATTCAATTAGTGTTTATGCTAAACCTGCCGAAAAATCCTTATCTCTCGCTTTTGTTGGCTTAGGGGATATAAAGAAAGTTACTAATCAAAAAACTGTTACGCTGACTGGTAATGTTGTATCTGATCATGAAATTAAACAGATCTTAGTAACAAACGGGGCGACCAGTTTATCTACCAATGCTGAAATTGATGAGATGTGGTCAGCAACCATTGATTTAGTTAAAGGTAAAAACGAAATCACGGTAATGGCATTAACTGCAGATGAAGCACAGGTTGAGATTGTATCAACAATTAATTATCACCCTGCAATGGACTTCACTACGCCGTTAACATTAAGCCAAAGCTCTTTTGTGTTAAATGAAGGTGTCGCAACGGTTTATGCTCAGATTGGTACCTCAAATGATAAAGATCCTCAGATCACCTTGCTCGGTGCTGGGGTCAGTTTAGATGAAAGTGCTGACGGTATCGATGATGATGGTATTTATGCTGGCTCTTTTACTTTTAATCCAACCAAGGAAGGTAAGTTCTGTTATCAAGCACACGTGTCTGATAGCGAGGATAATAAATATACATCTGAACCTGCTTGTATTTGGGTATCAGAGAAATATACCTCAGAGCAGGTAACGAAATCAGTCGATATTGCAGATAGTGTTGAAAGCTGGCTAGATGCACAACTTGCGCAAGGTAAAGATATTCATGCATCTGCAAAAAAGGTGGTTGAACAACTTAATGTTCATAAAGATGTGGGTGCTGCGGGTTATACCTATGAAGGTGGCATTTGGTGGGTAAATGAAGACGGTATTTTAGGTCTACATAATCCATTGGTTGAAGATTCAAAATCAGCAAGTCGTAGTGGTGTTGTCGCTCCAGCGCCTGTGGTGAAAGCGTCATTCGAAACCCGTTATTATGATGATGTGATCAACAATCAGCCATCGGCTTATTCCTCTGTATCTGAACCAAATCGTATTCAAAGTTCAAAAGCGGTGATCATCAGCCCATATATTAATAATCCTGATGTATCTGAGTTTAGTAACTTCTTTAATACGGATGATTACTACGGCGTTTGGAAAACCATTAAAGACAGCCAGTCTTGTAAATTATCCCCAGACAGTGAGTTTGTGAACAATGAAACGGTCGGTGTATCGTTAGATAGCTTTAAAGATTTCAGTACCTTTGGTTATATTCACTTTTCTACTCACGGTAATAATTACTTTAACGGATTATTCAAAATCTGGGATGAAAAATGGGGTCCAAGTGATTTTCTAAAAGGGTATTTATCGGTATCTGGTTTATATACCGGGATTGTTTTACCTAAAAATGAAGATGGTACTTATAACCTAGAAGGTTATGAAAGCGATCTTTACATGAAACGTTTAGCAATTGGTGCTGGTGGTTCGTTAATTATTCTTCCTTCGTTCTTTGAACATTATCTGACGACTATGCCTAAGAGCTTAGTGGTGCTTTCTGCTTGTCGCTCTGTTTATAACAACTCATTAGCCAATGTCTTTTTATCAAAAGGCGCGGGTGCTGTGATTGGTTATGATGATTACGTGTTATCAAGCTATGCCAAAAATACTACCAACGCCATTATTAAAGACATGCTTGATAATGATTCAACCCTTATACAAGCCTTTGATACAGCAGTGAATAAACACGGTAAGAGTGATAACAGTGACGATGAAGCATTTCTGCGTATGCGCGGCGCAAAAGATCTAAAACTGGCAACGGGTTCATTTGAAAACCTGAGTTTTGAACAAGGTCAATTAAATGCTTGGGCGAAAAAGGGCGATGGTCGCATTATTACTAACCTTGGTGGCACAACTCCATTAGATGGTAAATTTGTCGGTGTTGTATCAACAGGCTTAGGTTACACCACCGAGCTTGGCAGTATTGAACAATCAGCATGTATTGATAAGAACGTTACAACCTTGAACTTTGATTGGAAGTTCTATTCTGAAGAGTTCTTAGAGTATTGTAATACGGGTTATGACGACTCATTCACCTTAACCTTGTGTGAGTCGGGTACTGATAACTGTTCAAGGTTTGAAACCAGTGTAAATAAATTGTGTGAGAATAAAGATGCGCTGGTTGAATCAGATGTGACATTTGATAAAGGCGGTGTTTATAACACGCAGTGGATCAAAGAACAGCTAGATATCTCAGCCCTTGCCAATAAACGCGTTAATTTAAAAATTGAGGCAGTCGATAAGGGCGATGAAATTTATGATAGTGCAATATTGATTGATAACATCGTTGTTGAATAA
- a CDS encoding beta/gamma crystallin-related protein — translation MKKLLCLSLMIGCVSPAFAAKHYNDEIYVCTLSPFTDTFADAARTEDAARYKVSQRCLKSQSDMFCRAQEANCFTTSLSANNESNNHKSVTLFSRKNQRGQSINISRDMPNFFDTDFNDKMVSFKIPSGWKVRFYEDINYQGKSYTYKGGKDNADGFEHAISSMKILKK, via the coding sequence ATGAAAAAATTACTGTGTTTATCTCTGATGATTGGTTGTGTTTCTCCTGCATTTGCAGCTAAACATTATAATGATGAAATCTATGTCTGCACCCTCTCTCCATTTACCGACACTTTTGCAGATGCAGCAAGAACCGAAGATGCAGCACGTTATAAGGTTTCACAACGCTGCTTAAAATCGCAAAGTGATATGTTTTGTCGTGCACAAGAAGCTAATTGTTTTACGACTTCACTATCAGCCAATAATGAAAGCAACAATCATAAATCAGTAACACTATTTAGTAGGAAGAATCAGAGAGGTCAATCGATTAATATCAGTCGTGATATGCCAAACTTTTTCGATACTGATTTTAACGACAAAATGGTGTCATTTAAGATCCCATCAGGCTGGAAAGTTCGCTTTTACGAAGATATTAACTATCAAGGAAAATCTTATACCTATAAAGGTGGAAAAGATAATGCCGATGGTTTTGAGCATGCAATTAGCTCGATGAAAATTTTAAAGAAGTAA
- the cfa gene encoding cyclopropane fatty acyl phospholipid synthase gives MKNDQIFQNILDIADVKINGDRPWDIQIHNEAVFDRVLKDGSLGFGESYMDGLWDCDAIDEMISRVLHAGIEDKLATTTKIQLGLKAGASKLKHLFNPQSVERVTKDVPFHYDLGNDLFEAMLDPRMTYTCAYWKDSDDLKSAQEAKLDLVCRKMGLQPGMRLLDIGCGWGSFMMFAAEKYGVICDGLTLSKEQAALGQARADEKGLLVNFILQDYRLYHPEQPYDRVVSIGMMEHVGPENYEDYFKAAYSFLADDGIFLLHTIGSPKSKSATDPWIDKYIFPNGVIPSMAQIGASAEDYFNIEDVQNIGPDYDKTLVAWNENFEAAWPKLADKYGERFYRMWRYYLLSCAGAFRCRDLNVWQFGLTKKGAELPVSVRAA, from the coding sequence ATGAAAAACGACCAAATTTTCCAAAACATTTTAGATATTGCTGATGTGAAAATTAATGGTGATCGACCATGGGATATCCAAATTCACAATGAAGCTGTTTTCGATCGGGTATTAAAAGATGGCTCATTAGGCTTTGGTGAAAGCTACATGGACGGTTTGTGGGATTGTGATGCGATTGATGAAATGATCTCCCGTGTTTTACATGCTGGTATTGAAGATAAGCTGGCAACCACCACTAAAATTCAGCTGGGTTTGAAAGCAGGGGCATCAAAGCTTAAGCATCTGTTTAACCCACAAAGTGTTGAGCGTGTTACGAAAGATGTGCCTTTCCACTACGACTTAGGTAATGATTTGTTTGAAGCTATGCTTGATCCTCGAATGACATATACCTGTGCTTACTGGAAAGACAGCGATGATCTTAAATCAGCACAAGAAGCTAAGTTAGATTTAGTCTGCCGTAAAATGGGCTTGCAACCGGGTATGCGATTATTAGATATCGGTTGTGGCTGGGGCAGTTTCATGATGTTTGCTGCTGAAAAATACGGTGTAATTTGTGATGGTTTAACACTATCAAAAGAGCAAGCAGCATTAGGTCAAGCTCGTGCTGATGAAAAAGGCTTACTAGTTAACTTTATTCTTCAAGACTACCGTTTATATCATCCGGAACAGCCTTATGATCGTGTGGTATCAATCGGTATGATGGAGCATGTAGGCCCTGAAAACTATGAAGATTATTTTAAAGCTGCTTACAGTTTCTTAGCCGATGACGGTATTTTCTTACTTCATACTATTGGTAGCCCAAAATCAAAATCTGCTACCGATCCGTGGATTGATAAGTACATTTTCCCTAACGGTGTGATCCCATCAATGGCGCAAATTGGTGCATCAGCAGAAGATTATTTCAACATTGAAGATGTACAAAATATTGGCCCTGATTACGATAAAACGTTAGTGGCGTGGAATGAGAATTTTGAGGCGGCTTGGCCGAAGTTAGCGGATAAATATGGTGAGCGTTTCTATCGTATGTGGCGTTACTATTTATTGTCTTGCGCTGGGGCATTCCGTTGTCGTGATTTGAATGTATGGCAGTTTGGTTTAACTAAAAAAGGAGCTGAATTACCTGTTTCTGTTCGTGCTGCTTAA